In the genome of Rhopalosiphum padi isolate XX-2018 chromosome 1, ASM2088224v1, whole genome shotgun sequence, the window CacttatcatttaatataacaatgataCGCTAATAGACATGATTTAGTGATCTATTATTAAACCATTTAGTTCAgtgaacaattaaattaatacattttttatgtaaccCGAAATTAGAATGCTATAAATGTatcgtataaatataagtagatataatAAAGGCATTACTACTCCAGCTATATAAGATGAAAAATAATCActcaaaaagttaaataaaacagAGTTATAGACACATAGCggtttaaaatacatacttgGTACAGTGGTTAATGATAGATTTGATATATTGagctaaatattctaaatattgtgTAGTTATGTCTGGATGAAATTGTTTTAGGAATGTCtgcatacctatgtataatggaGCACCATCAACAGGATCTCCAACTTTTTTCCACATCAATAAAGCTGTAATGAAATTAAGCCAATAAGTagtaattaaagttaaaaagtcttagttaatacctattttaaaattatcttaccTAAATTTTCTGTGTATTGAAGTTTTGAGAATTgtgaaatagttaataaaaatgcaatcaAAGATATATATTGAGTAGAATTTgtagttatataaatttttaagtatggaTTTCCAATTCCTGCCCAATCTAACATTTTACTCAGTTCTGGTAATAGTGGGCTGTCATCAGCTGGATATGGTTTGTTTTCTGGGTCTCTAAAATGtgcttttatttcatttaatacagCTCTAAAaccaaataacattttataattaatattaattctacTTATATGTTTGATTAAAATTGAGTGAGTTatttcataattgtattttaagtttaaatttaccgtaaattaaatttctatagctattattataacctttgtataattataaatttcatttttacatGCCATTTAAAAAAgtctatttttagtttattgattattgtgtgttattattttttaatataaaataaaacaaatgaaaataccTTGATATTttccaaaacataatatttaattacatttcacattagttatattttattgtttcatagTGAAGTTTGGTTATGATATGCGGAGAGGAcacataattcaaaatattcttaataccCACCATTACTAAATAGAAATGCAAGATTATTGTAGAAAATCTTGAggacttttataaattatctaactttaaaatactttgaacatagttaaaattttaaatttcaataataacctACATGatgcttttattaatattgttacttaAGATTTGATTATAGgttattttaatgaacattaaagctaataacaaataatttgtttcGCAGAAAACAAACTTGCTATGTTACACATATTTAAGACAGAAAATACATGCAAATAGGTATGTTGTCTTCTGaagatttattacttttaagttataaatatataaaaagaaaaagttaataagaaaaaaaattaatgtctaagcatttcatttttgtaatacagtaaaaattcaactttttgttaaatatacattataataaattaatatatggttttaaaaacaaagaatAACATTACTTGTTCATTGCTTCTAAGCAATCAAATAAATTTCCAGCATTTAATTTACACGAAACCTCAAgctcaaaaaatatttgtttgcgTATGATCTGAAGCTGTCCAATTCTTGTGATAGAATCCAAAATAGTTGGTAGtactttttgaaattttgagcAGTGTTTTTGATATGTTTTAATTGGAttgcctaaaaaataataaatataacattaaaaaaatcaagaacATAAATAATTCTATCAAATTAAGCttcaattgttttattcaaataatacaatacacaatCTTATttgatagaatttttttttctagtattttatctttaatattacatcattatataaagttattataataataatttaacatacatattattatactttttaaaagtaaattatatttttgtaaaatattttattatttctatttcttACTTATAATAGTATCATTTGAAACCAATTCTTTTGATATTGTGCCAAGAATTTGTAACCACTCTCTATCTTTAATTATGTTTGTTTGTATGAAATCCAACAGTTTCTAaagttttttacaaaatattaatttactaacataactaattaaaattttattttactaaaatcaataaaaaattagaaataaactttttatttattaccaacCTTAAGTTCAGAAACAATCATAAATCCAATGAGTTTATCCAAGCCAGTAAGTCCACAAACATTTATtgagttaattatatttgaataaaatcttatattaataatctCCTCATTTGTCTTATAATCATACCATGCTGTACTTGGCTCTTTGTAAACAGCTaccctatatacaatatataataattagatatatattaataataaccagCAGGACTCGGACATTGAGGCACTAAAAAGTAATATGGtctaatctaataaattatgaaataaacactaaataatctaaaaatgatAGAGAAAAGAAAAAAGTAGGCAAGTAGTAAGCAATGATTAACATTGAATTCATATAAGTCAAAATATACTTGACATTGTATAGCAGAAGAGTAACCTGCTTTTTTTTATCtctgtttcataataattattaaattctataggATCCGAGTCCTGATCattttattaagataaataatttactttggaTCAGTAATGCGAATCAGTTCTCTAGCGAGGCGGCCAATAAATGTCATAGATTGACCATCACATGGCTCAAATGACGGAACAGGTACGACTTTACTCTGATAAACACTTTGCCAATCTAATATTTTTGCTCGCATAAAGCTATTACATTCCATTTCAACATTATAACCAATGATTCTACTTAATTCTTCTTGCCATATTTTTAAGCCATATATACCAATGTAATCTTGTATATACTCAAATGAACGACGATAACCAGTCATTGTGTTACTAAGTGCATCAAGTTTAGGTAATAACTCACTGGTCTGAAACAATGATTTGATTAGTTACAGTAACtttgacaattaaaaaaattacctttgCTTTAGGGTTGAATATAAGACCATTATGGAGCGCTACTGCAATGTGTTGAACTAACTCTTTCCGAATACCATCTTCAAGAAGTTGTTTGGGATCAATTTCTACAACACCAACTAGGGTACTTTTCATACATAACACACCTTCTGTCAGCACAGACACAGCATAAGTCAACTTGGCGacctacacatttttttaataataaatttatataaaaataatatttttaacaactaaatttttttgttttacctcAAGTCTTTCATCAAGTTGTGCATAATCATTAAGTTTATCCTTTTCTAATCTAGTGGGTACTTCTTTAATAACATCTGTTTGAAGAGTAGCTATTTTAgtcatatatttaaacatagtcTCAGGTATTATATGCAATACTTTACGTATGTATTCTATTAActcatttgaataatatttactaactgACATTAAGTTTTCACTACCAGACTGATTAATACGTATAAGAGGTACTTCCATACATGACACCAactaaaaaatgcaaataacattaactaattaaaattgaaaattattacataaattatatataatacaaattttatttgaagtaaagtaaaaattaaaaatattagaaattaacaatctatttatataaattatacactttcCAAAAATTTGAAACagatatcatttaattttaaatagtgtatagaattagaaaaaataagcTAATACATGGTATAGATTTTACCAGTGAAAAATTAGATACATGCTTAAAATACACTCAGTTAACATCAGCATGTTATCTTACatatattacgattatttttattttgatactgcaatgttaaattaatccttataataattaatacctttaaAAATGTTGCTCGAAGTTTGATCACAAATGAAGGTTCttcttttattgtattttgcatCAGACCAGTGAATCTATCAATATGATACCAAGCATAACTAAAGTCTCCAATGATTTGAAGATCTATGAGAACATTATCCTTGACACTTATGGTTTTCATCATTTCGCGAAGATAAGTATGTGTATCTTTAATTGTTTGACTTACTTGATAATTATTAGCAAGTTGATGAAActctataaacaaaatatacttataaatacataataaattaagtattatctGTGAAAACAATTAATACCTTGAACTTCATCTAAAGCTTTGATAATTTGGGTGATTTTTCTACTAGTAACAAGTTCATCTTCCATAGAAATCTTTTCAATCTGTTTCCCAATATTAATAAACCATATCtgtaaattttcttttaaaaatattataagtagtattaatattttataataaccaacacaaatttctataaatattgaatatagtataatatattattaccatttttttttacacgtgACATAGTAGTTAGACCTGAAAAGATTTCTGATAATTCATTCATGCGTTCAACACAGTCATCTTTTCGTTTAAGCCATCTAGCCTCTTTTTCAtccaataactaaataaaaaaaaaccacaaatatCAAGATTATAAgactaattataatacttagaaATTTTCtttgtttagttaaaataaattaaaatctgtttGACATAACAAATATATCACTTATAATTGGTATGTTAGAAATGAATCTAATTGAGCAACaaaacatcaaaattatatttggaaATCTTGTCATATATGCTCTATTACTCGATTTATACCATTAAACGATTAGCACTCctacatggtataatttttgattgtatATTTAGTAGTAATTGAGTGACAATACTTGGGTTCatatacagttttatattttgcaGACACATTTAATGCATTTCTGAAGGGCATGACCCTTTAGAATGTGTCTTCtgagttgtttaatttttatgaaaaatgcaaattgtgtttttgaaaaaatttaatgttgGTAATCGATATACATAAGTTTTCACAATGAATAAGATTTAATATAGTTCAAGAGGTGCCTCTatggtatattttaatgaaatacctTGGaatgttttattacttttatgaaCCCTGTATTTTTATGTCAAAAaccagaataaataaaattattattttacaaataatatttgatagactaatatataactttaataataaaacttacacTTTTAAATGtgtcttttatttttagttcaaattctgctgtagttattaataaatcaaaaataaggcCATCATTATATAAGCTCTGATTATAAATTTGATCACAGATTAGTTTACTTTTTTTGGTGTTTTCTGaaactgaataattaaaaatatttgtaaacattagttgtattttaaataatgtcttcctatttagtttatacttacGAAGATGAATTGTTGATGTATGTAATAAATACCATCTTAATAGAACATTACAACTCCGACAAAGATTCATAACAGAATTAATGttatccaatatttttttttcaatattaggatttccgagtattttttttatctcaactattattttctaaataatgaacaaattttattattatagttcataatataaacaaaattaacaatttaacaaaacagaaaattaatttattattgataaactaattgtatgtaatacaacttatttgataaaaaaaaaaacaatttttattgctCTTACttatttgttgtattatattatttttattgtcagtACAGCCTACAGCAGAGATGGCAAACTCATAACAGATGGTAAGTCTATTACATGTTCAActattcaaaaattgtaataagaCCATTGTACAAATTTTTTAGGTTTAACAAGAAAAAAAGGTCATTAAATTAATTGGCACTCAaggaatataaaattcaatcaaaatgtttcatttggcataaaataatttgatgagatacaaaaaaatttaccaTCCCTGGCCTAAAaccttttttaatgtattaattctattgaactattttaaatttttattcatattttttttctttcttttcagTCTTTGCTCCTAACTGTATAGAGTCAGTCATTAATGTCGTACATACTCACAAGGTATCCTCCCATTTCCTAAGTTAgaccaattatttttatgtcattttatattttatcttttcatATTTCTTTTAGTTTTCCTTCTACATAAACATGACCTTATAATCTCAACCTACtcttttttttctacaattgGTGCCATTCCTACAATAcctttaatgaaataatttcttATACTATCCTCTCTAATCATTTAATATCTAGTATTATCATCTAtggttcaataaatttaattcatataatgtagatatactaaattaaaattttttaatatttatagtattaacacCATTACCTGAAGATTCACAGAACGTGAACTTGCCAAACGACTTAATTCTGCCGgttgaattgtattatttacagcTGCTTTAGCTGCTTTAAAAGCTTCCCAtgcatcaattatatttattgttacacCCATGTAGACATTAACAaccttaaataaaatcaatgggatttttttattatttttttaaaattctgatataagctaaaataaataattacccaATTATCTGGAAAAAATTTATCAACTATTTCTCTCATAATAGCAAATTCTTCATGCAATGTCTTAGGCTTAAAAAACAAACACACAAACAACATTGCAGCTTGACCAGCAAGTGCAATACTTCTATGATCTGGATTTGGATATGACGATAATTGGTTGTAAATATCATCTGATCTTAATCTTCCAATAgccaaatttattaaatttttattgactgGTACtcgtctaaaattaaattagttaataggtactatatagttttttagaactattttttgatcatttaaaaaataaaactaatacaatGTAGGTCgtgatacatttttagaaatttgggcacagtttaaataattttattagttaaattagtaatatttttcatattatacattattatttacaatttatatagtatattactatattacatattattgtgttgaaatataatattatattatagttacttgAAATAATTTTCTGGGTATGATGATATAGATTTAACTGAGTTTGGTTTTGTAGAacgtaataatttacaaatatcatCAATTGGATTTTCACTATTATAGTCTTGTGCATTGTAACGATGATAAGCTACCAACAATCTTTCTCTAACTGTTCCTTCAAtgtaaatgtcaataaataataaaattacaccaTACAAATACAACGATTCACACtgaaattatatagataaaatttttgtaaaacatgtatactaagtattaactatttaaaatatacaatattttttacaagatATAATTACCAATAATTGTTTTCCTTCGACAGTAAGAAACATGGTTTCAATAGTATGTTGAATATATGTCCCTTCCTCTATTTCATCGAGATATTCATTTAAatcacgtatatatttatatacattttcaaataaaaaatagaattgattaatgatttccaaattattttctttcaattcttcatttaaatcgtttaaggcctaaaaagtaaaaataaatatataggcatttttcaaatgtctataaataatttgaaaattcaataatgATTACTGGATTTGACTCaatctttttttcaatttcatttgaattattaaagtatGAAAAATCTAGTATTATTTgtccatatttttgtaaatcttGCTTGTTGTTTaatctaaaatcaaaaatgtttattaaatatttttttttttaatcaaaatattgagattttatttttgactttaattaattttgttattagattgttattattattataaatctatccACAATGATGTATGACTATCAGAAAGTCATTAAGAATCCattgttaatgtataaaaatacttgaaataacaATTCtttacaacaacaataacaaaatgGCTTTAACTTGGGCTACAGGTAATAGATTTTTAGTCcttaattatgtatgttttgtaatgttttataaatatgtaattgtgatattaatttaattcacttTACCTATAAACTGGAGGTATGTAATCTTTAAGCCGTAATATTTCAGCAATAATAGCGTTTCCTCTAGATACTATTCGCAGCAATGCCAAGCCACAAGGATTATTTTCCATTGtagcttttatttttcaatgtgaTTCAGACCTAGTTTCTATAAATCGAGTCGACGAcagtaatatgtttaataataaattactatagtgtgatatttatgaacaaataattaattttgatttacaaattattgaaaaataggtACATCGTACATGATAAATTTCAAATAGAATTATAGTAATGTGATAGGTACATCTACAAactaatgagaaaaaaaatctgCTTAGAGCCAAGGCATTATCGATTCACTAACTAACAATAACATTACACTTTAAAGTTAACTTAAAGCATTttagttgtttaaaaataatttgaacaagtGTATGACTAAAAGTTACAAcgcgaattaaattaaatgtaggtatttcgaaacaaaaataattggtgatattatataaatatataatgtcattccttaataatcattttatctccaattttatcatcatcatttattataggtacattaaatataaaaatatttttaaaaaaaatacaaaaaatacataataattaacattatataaatatgggtTATCAATTCTGTGATAAAGAAAAATGATATTGtgataatagtattatcataatacctatttattttaaaacgacaaGCTGACTTTGAAAAACGTCAAAAGAtagaaatacaaaattaaaattcgtttaatattattaatttatattatttcttatgaaTGTATCGCCataatgattttgaaaaaaatcaatgtgGCTCACCGTTACTGTAGATTAATTTCGAAACACAAAAGTATCGTATTATTACACACAACTAATAATGTGAAAAGTTGTAAtacaaccataaaaaaaaaaaatgaatataaatttgagGGACCCAGCTTAAAAGACTTCATTGCAAAAGATTTACCTCAAGAACAAACTGAACTCGTAAATAATGAAGATAAAATTCCATATGTGGATGATATGGTTGATTTTGGGCAAAACAGAaaaggtaaataattaaaaacccatcgttttgtttgaaattcaaaatattgtgttGATTTTCTTTTTTCGTTAAACTCatgatttgtttttgttaaGTATTTATTGAAGTATATGGTTGTCaaatgaatgttaatgatgccGAAATTGTATGGTCTATATTACAAAGTGAaggttatattaaaacaaatagtgtttatgaagcagaCGTAGTTTTACTTGTGACATGTGCTATTCGTGACGgtgctgaaaataaaatatggacaCGTATTAAACAATTACGGTCAGTTAAACGATGGAGAGGTAAATTGGATCCACTGAAAGTTGGAATTttaggtaaaatttaattatattaaaaaaaaaaattgttaatcgcttatattcataaaattacaaccactgttattcatattttaggTTGTATGGCAGAacgattaaaagaaaaattagtgAATGATACAAAGGGAGCTGTAGATCTTGTAGCTGGTCCTGATAGTTACAGGGACTTGCCAAGACTTTTAGCAAAAACTGAAGCTGGACAAAAAGCAATTAATGTTTTACTATCATTTGATGAAACGTATGCTGAAATAAAAcctgtaaaattaaatgaagACAATGTTACTGCATTTgtgtaagttaatatttttttttaatcgataaattaataccaattatgtaaatatgtgttttattatatattaaagatttGTTTTTACAGTGGAGTGAAGTCTTATCGTTCATATAATTGCAATAActcctaaatatattttaattgttttctacataattattattattttttatttattactataaaaatattagctaatatattaaaatattttattatttctagatCTATAATGCGAGGTTGTGATAACATGTGCACTTATTGCATTGTTCCTTTTACCAGAGGTCGTGAACGCTCTAGACCTATTGAATCTATATTAGATGAAATCAAATACTTATCAGAAAAAGGATTCAAAGAAGTAACTTTATTAGGTAATTGTTAATTGGTAATTAATGTTTGATTGAATACTTCATCATAACATCGcccattcatttttaatattaggtcAAAATGTAAATAGCTATCGTGATTTGAGTACTTCTTCACATTTTATGCCTTCAAATAATACATTAGCATCAGGATTCAAAACTGTTTACAAAGAAAAGAAAGGTGGTGTTCGATTTGCTGAACTATTAAGTAGAGTATCTGATGTTGATCCAGAAATGCGAATAAGATTTACTTCACCACATCCAAAAGATTTTCCTGATgaagttaatacttaatttaattattagtatttaatggttcattttattgttttatttttattatccagGTTTTGGATGTTATTTTGGAGAAACctaatgtatgtaaaaatttacatttaccaGCTCAATGTGGAAACACAGAAGTTTTAGAGAAAATGAGAAGAGGTTATTCTCGTGAATCATATTTAAGCTTGGCTCAACATATAAGAGATCGATTGCCCGGTGTAACATATTCTAGTGATTTCATAGCTGGGTTTTGTGGTGAAACTGATGAACAATTTGAAGATACTATCAGCTTGATGGAAACTGTAAAATATCACAATGCATTCTTATTTGCATACAGTATGAGAGaagtatgataaatatttatatgtaaatactaaatacatttatcataatatgtattaaataaaatatatatattaggttaaatcatcaaaaattcatcaacaaataataaattatccagAAAAATTTAGAAATGACCTAGTGgctaataaaatttactttgtCACTTTTTATATTCATTCTGGCAATGTTGAAAATATCAACTCACAAAGTACTTTATCATTAAACTTAATCTcaatcattaaaaacagtatttgGTCATATGAAAAGATATAACACTTTTTGTAACTATCATACAAttctaaatagaatataaaataaaataattattaagtaataaattttatagtttgtatGAATAAgagttacttatttaattacttaatattttataaaaatataaatagttaataatagttttataacttTGAATCCTAAACTAATTTACTAAATGGTACATTCGAGACTGTATACATAAATGCTGTAAAAACTAATACtccaaaagtattaattttttaatgttttatattttacagaaaacAACAGCATACCGCCGTTATAAAGATGATGTTCCAAATGAAATTAAAGTAGAAAGAGTAAAAAAGATGTTTAGTGTATTTAGAAGAGATGCagaaattttaaacaaacaatttgtTAATACTGAACAGCTTATTTTGATTGAAGGTGTAAGT includes:
- the LOC132916970 gene encoding WASH complex subunit 5 — encoded protein: MENNPCGLALLRIVSRGNAIIAEILRLKDYIPPVYRLNNKQDLQKYGQIILDFSYFNNSNEIEKKIESNPALNDLNEELKENNLEIINQFYFLFENVYKYIRDLNEYLDEIEEGTYIQHTIETMFLTVEGKQLLCESLYLYGVILLFIDIYIEGTVRERLLVAYHRYNAQDYNSENPIDDICKLLRSTKPNSVKSISSYPENYFKRVPVNKNLINLAIGRLRSDDIYNQLSSYPNPDHRSIALAGQAAMLFVCLFFKPKTLHEEFAIMREIVDKFFPDNWVVNVYMGVTINIIDAWEAFKAAKAAVNNTIQPAELSRLASSRSVNLQKIIVEIKKILGNPNIEKKILDNINSVMNLCRSCNVLLRWYLLHTSTIHLLSENTKKSKLICDQIYNQSLYNDGLIFDLLITTAEFELKIKDTFKSLLDEKEARWLKRKDDCVERMNELSEIFSGLTTMSRVKKNENLQIWFINIGKQIEKISMEDELVTSRKITQIIKALDEVQEFHQLANNYQVSQTIKDTHTYLREMMKTISVKDNVLIDLQIIGDFSYAWYHIDRFTGLMQNTIKEEPSFVIKLRATFLKLVSCMEVPLIRINQSGSENLMSVSKYYSNELIEYIRKVLHIIPETMFKYMTKIATLQTDVIKEVPTRLEKDKLNDYAQLDERLEVAKLTYAVSVLTEGVLCMKSTLVGVVEIDPKQLLEDGIRKELVQHIAVALHNGLIFNPKAKTSELLPKLDALSNTMTGYRRSFEYIQDYIGIYGLKIWQEELSRIIGYNVEMECNSFMRAKILDWQSVYQSKVVPVPSFEPCDGQSMTFIGRLARELIRITDPKVAVYKEPSTAWYDYKTNEEIINIRFYSNIINSINVCGLTGLDKLIGFMIVSELKKLLDFIQTNIIKDREWLQILGTISKELVSNDTIISNPIKTYQKHCSKFQKVLPTILDSITRIGQLQIIRKQIFFELEVSCKLNAGNLFDCLEAMNKAVLNEIKAHFRDPENKPYPADDSPLLPELSKMLDWAGIGNPYLKIYITTNSTQYISLIAFLLTISQFSKLQYTENLALLMWKKVGDPVDGAPLYIGMQTFLKQFHPDITTQYLEYLAQYIKSIINHCTKSIEKLDIPNEYYITQFYVERFIFVGELNQQIFMEMVPHFLTDTLENLKNLSIK
- the LOC132917787 gene encoding CDK5RAP1-like protein — translated: MILKKINVAHRYCRLISKHKSIVLLHTTNNVKSCNTTIKKKNEYKFEGPSLKDFIAKDLPQEQTELVNNEDKIPYVDDMVDFGQNRKVFIEVYGCQMNVNDAEIVWSILQSEGYIKTNSVYEADVVLLVTCAIRDGAENKIWTRIKQLRSVKRWRGKLDPLKVGILGCMAERLKEKLVNDTKGAVDLVAGPDSYRDLPRLLAKTEAGQKAINVLLSFDETYAEIKPVKLNEDNVTAFVSIMRGCDNMCTYCIVPFTRGRERSRPIESILDEIKYLSEKGFKEVTLLGQNVNSYRDLSTSSHFMPSNNTLASGFKTVYKEKKGGVRFAELLSRVSDVDPEMRIRFTSPHPKDFPDEVLDVILEKPNVCKNLHLPAQCGNTEVLEKMRRGYSRESYLSLAQHIRDRLPGVTYSSDFIAGFCGETDEQFEDTISLMETVKYHNAFLFAYSMREKTTAYRRYKDDVPNEIKVERVKKMFSVFRRDAEILNKQFVNTEQLILIEGESRRGPSQLCGRTDGNIKVIIPNTKLPIEESSLNQDIKPGDYITVKIIESNSQVLKGTPLRHTSLQEYDKNKNQNLLKNNNVSYNF